In a single window of the Terriglobus roseus genome:
- a CDS encoding TonB-dependent receptor: protein MKHNLRGKWQSAAQISGDGRRGPGSRAVWLAASLTLGAGFMGSTIFPRAMYAQSANATVRGSVTDAGGSLVPNATVALRNQETRVLVFQGKAQENGTFVVPQVPAGNYSLTVEAPGMKTSTLNDIVASVSQVTSLEVKLEVGSANEQVTVTAATVTQDLDRDTSNISTLISPAEVQNLPLQSRDAYNLLAIVPGITHGGSATNVNQQQISINGSRSLNTELLLDGVSLVVPSTGFTAGLPSPDGITEFRVLSLNAPAEFGRTSGGVITVSTKYGTDTFHGNLYTLARNEILNANSYANGLKSPVVAKQRDRYFQFGGSIGGPLFVPRLYGRNHQTFFFVNYDRTLQLVPDTQTQTVPTADWRAGNFSSALTTIVNPVTRTPFVGNRLSSIDPAAAAIMARLPLPNTTGTFDAVNNRYTSNYVYSTTRRLNSQRVVGRLDQQIHTSDRLFASVYRFTGSSPQVADYNDALLNTTYDCACTEGWSASLGETHVFTPTLVSELHFGFFRYGSFRNPTGDNANVPSTFKIPSTPMDQLPYLNISGNSAIGANTNTTQFNVTNTFTPFGSITKTWGPHTIKAGFAYRWNQFNSFNPASYVNGSLNFNGEITSPNATTGNPANALADFLLGRIKTGNYEIPQPATGRRNHNLGLFAQDDFRVNSKLTLNLGVRYEYESPQTVSNNIYSRIQESTGTLLVAGKNASTSLNINTPKLNFSPRLGFAYSANPSTVIRGGFGTFYGLVLSNLGGQIAYPGYDVTSSYNNLGTAVAQPFTLSQGLPLNGVRDLNNPGAVFNGTSAANPLTISGVQFGGLSPMSMVQQYNLGVQQKLPWNMLAEINYVGNHGLHLPVNVPQNLVPISQWDSVALANSTLAQQNAKPFHNIGSFTSVYNVGNARYNALQASLRRQFSTSLAFIANYTWSKNQDDDSSIFGNGVPTNASAHAQYSGDNKLRRADYALSSFDTRNTLNVALQFTTHGPVWLRDFKIAPIFVMRSGTPVNITQNNLIPNVTAQRPNGSSQNLKINKYRDGSVIRYFRPITDANFPLTPSGPLFVGTGTARRAIIPAALGTLGRNSITGPGEVNLDLSISRTLPIYKEAKFQIRLDAFNVLNHVNLQFPNTSLTATVSGTTPIFNSSTFGTISSAQPMRVMQLVGRITF from the coding sequence ATGAAACACAACTTACGAGGCAAGTGGCAGAGCGCAGCACAGATTTCCGGTGATGGACGACGTGGACCGGGGTCACGAGCGGTTTGGTTGGCGGCGTCGTTGACCCTTGGCGCGGGGTTCATGGGCTCCACCATCTTCCCAAGAGCGATGTACGCGCAGAGTGCCAACGCTACCGTTCGCGGATCGGTTACAGATGCTGGCGGATCGCTGGTTCCAAACGCCACGGTCGCGCTGCGCAACCAGGAGACCCGCGTCCTGGTATTCCAGGGTAAGGCGCAGGAGAACGGGACCTTCGTCGTCCCGCAGGTCCCGGCCGGCAACTATTCGCTGACCGTCGAGGCCCCGGGCATGAAGACGTCCACGCTGAACGACATCGTCGCCAGCGTCTCGCAGGTCACCTCGCTGGAGGTGAAGCTTGAGGTTGGTTCGGCGAACGAGCAGGTGACCGTGACGGCCGCCACGGTGACGCAGGACCTAGACCGCGATACCTCGAATATCAGCACGCTGATCTCACCGGCTGAGGTGCAGAACCTTCCGCTGCAGTCCCGCGACGCCTACAACCTGCTGGCCATAGTGCCCGGCATCACGCACGGCGGCTCCGCGACCAACGTCAATCAGCAGCAGATCTCCATCAACGGCAGCCGCTCACTCAATACGGAACTGCTGCTGGACGGTGTCTCCCTGGTGGTCCCCTCCACCGGCTTCACCGCTGGCCTCCCCTCGCCCGATGGCATCACCGAGTTCCGCGTCCTGTCGCTGAACGCTCCAGCGGAGTTCGGCAGAACCTCAGGCGGTGTGATCACCGTCAGCACCAAATATGGCACGGACACCTTCCACGGCAACCTGTACACGCTGGCTCGCAACGAGATCCTGAATGCCAACAGCTACGCCAACGGACTCAAGAGTCCCGTCGTGGCGAAACAGCGCGATCGCTATTTCCAGTTTGGAGGCAGCATTGGTGGACCACTTTTTGTCCCGCGGCTGTACGGACGCAACCACCAGACGTTCTTCTTCGTGAACTACGATCGCACGCTGCAGTTGGTGCCGGACACACAGACACAGACAGTGCCGACGGCCGATTGGCGTGCCGGTAATTTCAGTTCGGCACTCACCACCATCGTGAATCCTGTAACGAGGACACCCTTCGTGGGCAACCGGCTGTCCTCGATCGACCCGGCTGCGGCGGCGATCATGGCGCGGCTGCCGTTGCCGAACACTACCGGCACTTTCGATGCGGTAAACAACCGTTATACGAGTAATTACGTGTACTCCACGACGCGCCGCTTGAACTCGCAGCGTGTGGTCGGACGTCTCGATCAGCAGATCCACACATCGGATCGCCTCTTCGCGTCGGTCTATCGATTCACGGGCAGCTCGCCACAGGTCGCCGACTATAACGATGCCCTGCTGAACACCACTTACGATTGCGCCTGCACCGAGGGATGGTCTGCATCGCTGGGCGAAACACACGTCTTCACGCCGACACTTGTGAGCGAATTGCACTTCGGGTTCTTCCGCTATGGATCGTTCCGCAATCCCACGGGAGACAATGCCAATGTCCCCAGCACCTTCAAGATTCCCAGCACGCCCATGGATCAACTTCCGTATCTGAATATCAGCGGTAACTCTGCCATCGGCGCGAACACGAACACGACGCAGTTCAACGTGACCAATACCTTCACGCCTTTTGGATCTATCACGAAGACCTGGGGCCCACACACGATCAAGGCCGGTTTCGCCTACCGTTGGAACCAGTTCAACTCCTTCAACCCTGCGTCGTATGTGAATGGATCCCTGAACTTCAACGGCGAGATCACCAGTCCCAACGCCACCACGGGCAACCCTGCGAATGCGTTGGCCGACTTCCTGCTGGGCCGAATCAAGACCGGGAATTATGAGATTCCTCAGCCCGCCACGGGTCGGCGGAATCACAACCTTGGATTGTTTGCACAGGATGACTTCCGAGTGAACTCCAAGTTGACTCTGAACCTGGGCGTTCGCTACGAGTATGAATCGCCACAGACCGTCAGCAACAACATCTACTCGCGTATTCAAGAATCGACGGGCACGCTGCTGGTCGCAGGCAAAAATGCATCGACCTCGCTGAACATCAATACGCCAAAGCTAAACTTTTCGCCGCGCCTGGGCTTCGCCTACAGCGCGAATCCTTCGACCGTAATTCGTGGGGGCTTTGGCACCTTCTATGGCCTCGTGCTGTCCAACCTCGGCGGTCAGATTGCCTATCCCGGTTACGACGTGACATCGAGTTACAACAACCTTGGCACGGCGGTGGCGCAGCCGTTCACGCTGTCGCAGGGCCTGCCCCTGAATGGGGTGCGCGACCTGAACAATCCAGGTGCGGTATTCAACGGCACTAGCGCTGCTAATCCGCTGACGATTAGCGGTGTCCAGTTCGGCGGCCTCTCTCCCATGTCGATGGTGCAGCAGTACAACCTGGGTGTGCAGCAGAAGCTCCCCTGGAACATGCTGGCGGAGATCAACTACGTGGGCAATCACGGTCTGCATCTACCGGTGAACGTACCTCAGAATCTGGTGCCGATCTCGCAGTGGGACTCCGTCGCGCTGGCAAACTCCACGCTGGCGCAGCAGAACGCCAAGCCCTTCCACAACATTGGATCGTTCACTTCGGTCTACAACGTTGGCAACGCTCGTTACAACGCGCTGCAGGCTTCGTTGCGAAGGCAGTTCAGCACCAGCCTTGCATTTATTGCAAATTACACGTGGTCCAAAAACCAGGATGATGACAGCAGTATCTTTGGCAATGGCGTGCCCACCAATGCTTCGGCCCACGCGCAATACTCGGGCGATAACAAGTTGCGGCGTGCAGACTATGCACTCAGTAGTTTCGACACACGCAATACGCTGAACGTTGCGCTGCAGTTCACGACGCATGGACCTGTATGGCTACGTGACTTTAAGATCGCTCCCATCTTCGTCATGCGGTCCGGCACGCCAGTCAACATCACGCAGAATAACCTGATACCAAACGTGACGGCGCAGCGCCCGAATGGCAGCAGCCAAAATCTGAAGATCAACAAATATCGCGACGGCAGTGTCATCCGTTACTTCCGCCCGATCACCGATGCCAACTTCCCGCTGACGCCGAGCGGTCCGCTCTTCGTCGGCACAGGGACGGCGCGTCGTGCAATTATCCCGGCAGCGCTGGGAACACTGGGCCGCAACAGCATCACAGGGCCGGGGGAAGTCAACCTGGACTTGTCCATCTCACGAACGCTGCCCATTTACAAAGAAGCGAAGTTCCAGATTCGCCTGGACGCCTTCAACGTACTGAACCACGTCAACCTGCAATTCCCGAATACTTCGCTGACCGCGACGGTATCCGGGACGACCCCTATTTTCAACTCATCCACCTTCGGCACGATTAGTTCCGCACAGCCGATGCGGGTGATGCAGTTGGTAGGCAGAATCACCTTCTAA
- a CDS encoding MFS transporter, with the protein MTDATTVSTSFWRMARHPERRNALLAAGIGWMLDSMDVMLYSMVIPAAQKDLHMSSSTAGLIMSFTLIAAAAGGIGFGFVADRLGRTRALSLSILIYTVCTGLCAFVHTVPQLAACRLLLGIGMGGEWAAGAALVAETWPEQHRAKALALVQSAWAIGYALAAAVVAVIMPHFGWRAVFLVGLLPALVTVWIRRKVKEPEHWKPAVDVPVSALFRGKLALRTLVITSMNAASLFAWWGLFSWAPSFLAAPVSRGGHGLDVVHTSTWTIVMQVGTFLGYLSFGPLADRFGRKWVYVTFLVVAAMVVPLYAVAKTPTMLLFLGPLVGFWGSGYFSGFSVIASEAFPTALRGRAMGFAYNLGRVVSAAAPYTVGRLAETHGLSFGLFITTGGFLVAALIATAIRPEWTYRPSRARS; encoded by the coding sequence ATGACGGACGCGACAACGGTAAGCACTTCCTTCTGGAGAATGGCTCGTCATCCGGAGAGGCGCAACGCCCTGCTGGCTGCGGGCATCGGCTGGATGCTCGACAGCATGGATGTCATGTTGTATTCCATGGTGATCCCGGCCGCGCAGAAAGATCTGCATATGAGCTCCTCAACAGCGGGTCTCATCATGAGCTTCACGCTCATCGCTGCAGCGGCCGGTGGTATCGGGTTTGGTTTTGTTGCGGACCGTCTCGGCCGCACACGTGCCCTCTCGCTCAGCATCCTGATCTATACGGTGTGTACGGGCCTCTGCGCCTTCGTTCACACTGTGCCGCAATTAGCGGCCTGCCGCCTGCTGCTCGGGATCGGTATGGGCGGAGAGTGGGCTGCGGGGGCGGCACTGGTCGCGGAGACCTGGCCGGAGCAGCATCGCGCCAAGGCGCTTGCATTGGTGCAAAGCGCTTGGGCGATCGGCTACGCACTGGCTGCCGCCGTCGTGGCTGTCATCATGCCTCACTTCGGCTGGCGCGCAGTCTTCCTTGTAGGTTTGCTGCCGGCGCTCGTCACCGTCTGGATCCGCCGCAAGGTGAAGGAGCCTGAGCACTGGAAACCAGCCGTGGATGTGCCTGTGAGCGCCTTGTTTCGAGGCAAACTTGCGCTGCGTACCCTGGTGATCACCAGCATGAACGCAGCCAGTCTTTTTGCCTGGTGGGGTCTCTTCTCGTGGGCCCCGTCATTCCTCGCTGCGCCAGTCTCGAGAGGAGGACACGGCCTCGACGTTGTCCATACTTCCACGTGGACGATCGTGATGCAGGTCGGGACTTTTCTTGGCTACCTCAGCTTTGGTCCACTCGCAGACCGCTTCGGACGGAAGTGGGTTTACGTCACATTCCTGGTGGTTGCGGCGATGGTCGTGCCTCTGTATGCCGTTGCGAAGACCCCAACGATGTTGCTGTTTCTAGGGCCCTTGGTAGGCTTCTGGGGGTCCGGATATTTCAGTGGCTTCAGTGTCATTGCCAGTGAAGCCTTCCCAACGGCCCTGCGAGGGCGCGCGATGGGTTTTGCATACAACCTCGGTCGCGTCGTCAGCGCGGCGGCGCCCTATACTGTCGGTCGTTTAGCAGAGACGCATGGGCTTTCGTTTGGTCTGTTTATAACCACCGGCGGTTTCTTGGTTGCGGCACTCATCGCAACGGCAATTCGGCCGGAATGGACCTATCGCCCATCAAGAGCGCGTTCGTAA
- a CDS encoding M14 family metallopeptidase produces the protein MKTLSISLACTLLLAGTSTSSSRAQKKTQQPVKPPAAVAPAAPASETVLEKESFLENPWQLGMLLQDTNGDKIADAVCGHVVVPATPSAAENTAAANIAARIGYETSALSLPIVVQGSPQAVKGCSTNAPSIWVGEAAVPAASAAAVRAVSATLALGDGAVVAIDGGIAVIGPDPVGLMNAANAYAERAPFLWSIPGEKISITAKNINAALTKAKSKATAQLTALVFTANNGGVRRAILHMNGTVDAASLPGMLKPEEGTPVSLGAVREVQILTGESRLSLNGSAAQRAAALPAMPEGNGDSRSLDLARLYTVKGLLTGSAKKPVPSGTAAKLYVPAGEQGIAMANLAARIGLETVGITLPLAMPESGVSQSQIQGTPVIAEGSPAADHLRDLMMAKPNADLDKMQPGAGKALPPMSAGEGELRVVEHGADKADALLVRGDAAGATAALTYAAEHLPYVWEADKRYASVEEVRDDLRHFFGQRSDVGQAAAALYHLDQWSAKLAKDHPKGLATVRAEVDVDEVDPGLHDFVQKMLAERLGTTKIEVATAAKHAGVKCCEGEVPQHLQSEVKPFQQASPTLAEDLSFVWEGKRMLETAQKLAASVPAGQSVLVQAGVSESPAQRRALATRLSETLHAAGVKDARVEVLSAYKQGYSWLVDSIEPALAGKHVAKMTIEFAPYRDPKKESTMRTEERWIQELYPVDEILARDLKIPLTSVTFSKLASDQGPTYRVHVFDKDGKEFLTRDFTAYIHQRPYSSEFNNYEKVGIETGWVTLSTDDGKQLATERVPTDVEMFWDHYQDVTLPRVIHSVLQQSNGKPKIEDQPLFDTLKVDFHMSEPDYALGLDQERISSLEGLQEDLLFATQNSFYIFGNTFSTGIMDYMGRILPVAHLSDEGKDPHVRVEFYSTDAAHPQVRLAWTADGKENVLERDLPPLAAGDPRLLAASVQSGVEGVNSLTWGMEAASREDKFDEWRNQVTEDSLEHTVLSTEQAQAQLAWLQKMHAAGLYTARLSYPHIKELNFEFALPLELHPAEHVRPEVVTAQVAVIAPLHARPQITDFTPAEQKADKTYVQWDQPIGLEENQHLLARLATFPGANVYWMGRSYLGNNIWAADIMLPTPSALRSLAKETTLKAPIVYSGRQHANEVSSTSHIQKLAEELVLDPARRKALDKVNVVIHPVTNPDGAELAMDLAKITPDNMLHAGYHASLTADMITGLWDQDPIYPESRTRRQLWEAWLPDGFLNPHGYPSHEWVQPFSEYSAWVISRNGAELGRAWWAPRGWFTSLYYFNDPEHAQSKTVNYVLRDYIVDNMGRAPGVIDMNSRMNARYFRYGQQWDQRAFQQPIYKGVRVYMAVVGQQPGARSSAFSARFPDVTYDDGYTEAPDETARGPWLHLVAGAGLAYDHAHLQFLSDGKFKIKRTQKEFFDGVQWQVNRDRPVLPDSKPAGTLPSAPVPPGGSATPASAPTGTAGESLTTATPTNQTQQPSPTHH, from the coding sequence ATGAAGACGCTTTCGATTTCTCTTGCATGCACCCTGCTGCTCGCCGGCACTTCCACGTCATCGTCTCGAGCACAGAAGAAGACGCAGCAGCCAGTGAAGCCTCCCGCTGCAGTTGCTCCTGCGGCCCCTGCAAGCGAAACGGTCCTAGAGAAGGAAAGCTTCCTTGAGAACCCCTGGCAACTGGGAATGCTGCTGCAGGACACCAATGGTGACAAGATCGCCGACGCCGTGTGTGGCCACGTCGTCGTGCCCGCAACGCCGAGTGCAGCGGAGAACACAGCCGCAGCCAACATCGCGGCACGCATCGGTTACGAGACCTCGGCACTCTCGCTGCCGATCGTGGTGCAGGGAAGTCCACAGGCAGTGAAAGGTTGTTCAACGAATGCGCCCAGCATCTGGGTGGGTGAGGCGGCCGTACCTGCAGCCTCCGCAGCAGCCGTTCGCGCCGTGTCCGCTACTCTGGCGCTCGGTGATGGTGCAGTCGTCGCGATCGACGGCGGCATCGCTGTTATAGGACCTGATCCTGTTGGACTGATGAATGCAGCCAACGCCTACGCGGAACGCGCGCCGTTTTTGTGGTCGATTCCGGGCGAGAAGATTTCCATCACGGCGAAAAACATCAATGCCGCACTCACAAAGGCAAAGAGCAAGGCGACTGCGCAATTGACAGCCCTGGTCTTCACCGCGAACAACGGCGGCGTGCGGCGAGCCATTCTGCACATGAACGGCACCGTCGATGCCGCGTCACTGCCGGGCATGCTGAAGCCGGAAGAGGGAACGCCAGTATCCTTGGGCGCCGTTCGCGAAGTGCAGATACTGACGGGAGAGTCTCGCCTGTCGTTGAATGGCTCTGCAGCTCAGCGAGCCGCCGCACTGCCCGCGATGCCGGAAGGGAACGGTGACTCACGATCGCTTGACCTGGCGCGACTGTATACCGTGAAAGGTCTGCTCACAGGCAGCGCAAAGAAGCCAGTTCCATCCGGCACCGCTGCAAAGCTCTATGTTCCTGCAGGGGAGCAGGGCATCGCGATGGCGAATCTTGCAGCCCGCATCGGACTTGAGACAGTGGGCATTACGCTGCCGCTCGCCATGCCGGAATCGGGTGTTTCGCAATCGCAGATCCAGGGGACGCCCGTCATCGCAGAGGGTTCCCCCGCCGCTGATCATCTCCGCGATCTCATGATGGCAAAGCCGAACGCCGACCTGGACAAGATGCAGCCGGGTGCTGGTAAGGCATTACCACCGATGAGCGCCGGCGAAGGAGAACTGCGTGTTGTGGAGCACGGTGCAGACAAGGCCGACGCCTTACTGGTACGGGGCGATGCTGCAGGCGCAACCGCAGCGCTCACTTACGCTGCCGAACATCTTCCGTATGTGTGGGAGGCGGATAAGCGCTACGCGTCTGTCGAGGAGGTGCGCGATGATCTGCGGCATTTCTTTGGACAGCGTTCCGACGTCGGCCAGGCGGCGGCCGCGCTGTACCACCTGGATCAATGGAGCGCGAAGCTCGCGAAAGATCATCCGAAAGGGCTGGCAACTGTCCGCGCCGAAGTGGATGTGGATGAAGTCGACCCCGGCCTGCATGACTTCGTTCAGAAGATGCTCGCTGAACGTTTGGGAACAACGAAGATCGAAGTGGCCACAGCGGCGAAGCATGCTGGTGTGAAGTGCTGCGAGGGCGAGGTGCCGCAGCATTTGCAGTCCGAGGTGAAGCCGTTCCAGCAGGCGAGTCCGACGTTAGCTGAAGACCTGTCCTTCGTATGGGAAGGAAAACGCATGCTGGAGACGGCACAGAAGCTTGCCGCCAGCGTCCCCGCCGGTCAATCTGTTCTGGTACAGGCCGGTGTCAGTGAAAGCCCGGCTCAACGTAGGGCTCTCGCAACACGGTTGAGCGAGACGTTGCACGCGGCCGGAGTCAAGGACGCGCGCGTTGAGGTTCTCTCTGCCTATAAGCAGGGCTATAGCTGGCTGGTGGATTCGATCGAACCCGCATTGGCTGGAAAGCACGTCGCAAAGATGACGATCGAGTTCGCGCCCTATCGCGACCCGAAAAAAGAATCGACCATGCGCACGGAAGAGCGCTGGATCCAGGAGTTATATCCGGTCGACGAGATACTCGCGCGGGACCTGAAGATACCGCTTACCAGCGTGACGTTCAGCAAACTGGCGAGCGATCAAGGCCCCACATACCGCGTCCATGTCTTCGATAAAGACGGCAAAGAATTCCTGACCCGTGACTTCACCGCATACATTCATCAGCGCCCCTACTCCTCAGAGTTCAATAACTACGAGAAGGTCGGCATCGAAACCGGATGGGTCACTCTCAGCACGGACGATGGCAAGCAACTCGCCACGGAACGCGTACCCACAGACGTTGAGATGTTCTGGGATCACTACCAGGACGTCACCCTGCCCCGCGTCATCCACAGCGTGTTGCAGCAGAGCAACGGCAAACCAAAGATCGAGGATCAGCCACTCTTCGACACCCTTAAGGTCGACTTCCACATGAGTGAGCCGGACTACGCACTCGGTCTTGATCAGGAGCGAATCTCGTCGCTGGAAGGCCTGCAGGAAGACCTGCTGTTTGCAACACAGAACTCCTTCTACATCTTCGGCAACACCTTCTCGACCGGCATCATGGACTACATGGGCCGCATCCTGCCTGTTGCGCATCTTTCGGACGAAGGAAAAGACCCGCATGTTCGTGTGGAGTTCTACAGCACGGACGCCGCACATCCGCAGGTCAGACTGGCCTGGACCGCTGACGGCAAGGAGAATGTGCTGGAGCGTGATCTGCCGCCGCTGGCCGCCGGAGATCCGCGTCTGCTGGCTGCTAGTGTTCAAAGCGGCGTTGAGGGGGTGAACTCACTCACCTGGGGCATGGAAGCGGCAAGTCGCGAGGATAAATTCGACGAGTGGCGCAACCAGGTCACCGAAGATTCGCTGGAGCATACGGTCCTGAGTACGGAACAGGCGCAGGCCCAACTGGCGTGGTTGCAGAAGATGCATGCAGCTGGTTTGTATACCGCACGTCTCTCATATCCGCATATCAAAGAACTGAACTTCGAGTTCGCGCTACCCCTTGAGCTTCATCCTGCCGAGCACGTGCGCCCGGAAGTGGTCACGGCACAGGTCGCTGTGATCGCGCCGCTACACGCCCGCCCGCAGATTACCGACTTCACGCCGGCGGAACAGAAGGCGGACAAAACGTATGTCCAGTGGGATCAGCCGATCGGCCTCGAAGAGAATCAACACCTGCTTGCGCGCCTCGCAACCTTCCCCGGCGCCAATGTGTATTGGATGGGCCGCAGCTATCTTGGCAACAACATCTGGGCTGCGGACATCATGCTGCCTACCCCCTCTGCGCTCCGTTCGCTTGCGAAGGAGACAACGCTGAAGGCGCCGATCGTCTACTCCGGCCGTCAGCATGCGAATGAAGTCAGCAGCACCAGTCACATTCAGAAACTCGCCGAAGAGCTTGTGCTAGATCCGGCGAGGCGCAAAGCGCTGGACAAGGTGAACGTGGTCATCCATCCGGTGACGAATCCTGACGGCGCGGAACTGGCCATGGATCTGGCGAAGATCACGCCCGACAACATGCTGCATGCGGGTTACCACGCATCGCTTACTGCCGATATGATCACGGGCTTGTGGGATCAGGATCCGATTTATCCAGAGTCTCGCACGCGACGTCAGTTGTGGGAGGCGTGGTTGCCCGATGGCTTTCTGAACCCCCACGGGTATCCCTCGCATGAATGGGTACAGCCATTCTCTGAGTATTCCGCATGGGTTATCTCTCGCAATGGGGCAGAGCTAGGCCGTGCGTGGTGGGCACCGCGCGGATGGTTCACCAGCCTTTATTACTTTAATGATCCGGAACATGCACAGAGCAAGACCGTGAATTACGTTCTGCGGGATTACATCGTCGATAACATGGGACGTGCTCCCGGCGTGATCGATATGAACTCGCGCATGAATGCACGTTACTTCCGCTATGGTCAGCAGTGGGATCAACGCGCGTTCCAGCAGCCCATCTACAAAGGTGTACGGGTCTATATGGCAGTCGTTGGCCAGCAGCCGGGAGCACGCTCCTCTGCATTCAGCGCGCGCTTTCCCGACGTGACGTATGACGATGGTTATACGGAAGCGCCGGACGAAACGGCACGTGGACCTTGGCTGCACCTGGTCGCGGGCGCCGGTCTGGCTTATGATCACGCGCATCTGCAGTTTCTTTCGGATGGGAAGTTCAAGATCAAACGGACGCAGAAGGAGTTCTTCGACGGCGTGCAGTGGCAGGTAAACCGCGATCGCCCGGTACTGCCCGACAGCAAGCCGGCTGGTACTCTTCCGAGTGCGCCTGTTCCTCCGGGAGGGTCAGCCACACCAGCATCCGCCCCGACCGGAACTGCAGGCGAGTCGTTGACTACGGCAACACCCACAAATCAGACCCAGCAGCCATCACCGACGCACCATTAG
- a CDS encoding DUF2891 family protein, giving the protein MTARRIFLAAALVLCAGPRWIQAQHRTPDAKRLAKYSKTLPTVTMPVFGLEQATALSAWPLACLDHPQPAPEGSQYLWSYSQRPELATEYDKTHAFFGCYDWHSAVNSTWMMVALSKDYPDLPLRRLMQERLVDHLGEKNIAGELQFFKQAKQFEKPYGYAWLLKLHAELRTWNDPEAAKLATNLQPLQEFFAGKLIAYYDALPVASRAGVHPNTAMSMLLVLDALHAVPNDKLQTSVDRNAKRLFAADHDCPTAFEPGGTEFLSPCLVEAQLMSRVLTHEEYPQWLADFLVPFDAAEFQTLAKPFDVSKLTDKEEFAGKSHLIGLAFARAYAMIEIADALPANDPRVPVLRQLATINASQGMKGLPDAGYLGSHWLGTYAVLYLRAARHVPAQPVGPATPLPPVPKIKPSNEDSSR; this is encoded by the coding sequence ATGACAGCACGCCGAATATTCCTTGCTGCAGCCCTGGTGCTGTGTGCAGGCCCGCGATGGATACAAGCACAGCACCGCACGCCAGATGCGAAGAGACTCGCGAAGTACAGCAAGACGCTCCCCACTGTGACTATGCCAGTGTTCGGGCTGGAGCAGGCGACCGCACTTTCCGCATGGCCGCTTGCGTGCCTGGATCATCCCCAGCCCGCACCCGAGGGTTCGCAGTATTTGTGGAGTTATAGCCAGCGGCCCGAGCTGGCAACGGAATATGACAAGACGCATGCCTTCTTCGGCTGTTACGACTGGCACTCAGCGGTAAACAGCACGTGGATGATGGTGGCGCTCTCGAAGGACTACCCGGATCTACCACTGCGGCGGTTGATGCAGGAGAGGCTGGTCGATCATCTGGGAGAAAAGAATATTGCCGGGGAGCTTCAGTTCTTCAAGCAGGCGAAGCAGTTCGAAAAGCCCTATGGCTACGCATGGTTGCTGAAGTTGCACGCGGAACTGCGCACCTGGAATGACCCCGAGGCGGCAAAACTTGCGACGAATCTACAGCCGTTGCAGGAGTTCTTCGCGGGCAAGCTCATCGCGTACTATGACGCGCTGCCGGTGGCATCTCGTGCGGGCGTTCATCCTAATACCGCGATGTCCATGCTGCTGGTACTGGATGCGTTGCACGCGGTGCCGAACGACAAGCTGCAGACGTCCGTCGACCGGAATGCGAAGCGCCTCTTCGCTGCCGATCACGATTGCCCGACGGCCTTTGAGCCGGGCGGCACCGAGTTCCTGTCGCCATGCCTGGTAGAGGCCCAGTTGATGAGCCGCGTCCTGACGCATGAGGAGTATCCGCAGTGGCTCGCTGATTTTCTTGTGCCATTCGACGCGGCAGAGTTTCAGACGCTGGCGAAGCCTTTCGATGTATCAAAGCTCACGGACAAAGAGGAGTTTGCGGGCAAGTCTCATCTGATCGGTCTTGCCTTCGCTCGCGCGTACGCAATGATCGAGATTGCAGATGCGCTACCTGCGAACGACCCACGGGTTCCTGTCTTAAGGCAGCTTGCCACCATCAATGCCTCGCAGGGCATGAAGGGACTGCCGGATGCAGGCTACCTGGGTTCGCATTGGCTTGGGACGTACGCCGTTCTCTACCTGCGTGCGGCGCGTCACGTTCCAGCACAACCCGTAGGCCCTGCCACCCCTCTTCCACCGGTACCCAAGATCAAACCTTCCAACGAGGACAGCTCTCGATGA